The proteins below are encoded in one region of Prevotella melaninogenica ATCC 25845:
- a CDS encoding M28 family peptidase — MKTNIKIIFGCLLAVSLATVAYGCKGKASNSDNGADTVATAKPVGPTFNADSAYAFTAAQCDFGPRVMNSAAHDKCGKWIVEKFKEYGCDVQEQKADLKAYDGTVLKSTNIIARFNPEAKKRILICAHWDSRPWADNDPDSTNHKKPVMAANDGASGVAVMLELARQLQADKKLKVGVDFVCFDAEDWGVPRWETRYPNADDSWALGAQYYAKNFPTAVKPEFGILLDMVGGEGAQFYREGMSIQFASDVVNRVWEAAKGAGFGSYFPDAIGGMVTDDHVPVNQFAGIPTIDIIPYYPDCQQSSFGPTWHTVNDTMEHIDKNTLLAVGQTVIQVLYTL; from the coding sequence ATGAAGACGAATATAAAAATCATTTTCGGCTGCCTCTTGGCAGTGTCCCTCGCAACCGTAGCATACGGCTGTAAAGGGAAAGCAAGCAACAGTGATAATGGTGCTGACACAGTAGCTACAGCAAAACCGGTCGGACCTACGTTTAATGCCGACTCTGCATACGCCTTTACAGCAGCACAGTGTGACTTCGGACCACGTGTGATGAACTCTGCAGCACATGATAAGTGTGGCAAGTGGATAGTAGAGAAATTTAAGGAGTATGGCTGTGATGTACAGGAGCAGAAAGCCGATCTAAAAGCCTATGACGGTACGGTCTTGAAGTCAACTAATATCATTGCACGTTTTAATCCAGAAGCAAAGAAGCGTATCTTAATCTGTGCGCACTGGGATAGTCGTCCTTGGGCAGACAATGATCCAGACTCTACTAACCACAAGAAGCCTGTTATGGCTGCGAATGATGGTGCCAGTGGAGTGGCTGTAATGCTTGAGTTGGCTCGTCAGTTGCAGGCTGATAAGAAGTTAAAAGTAGGTGTTGACTTTGTTTGCTTTGATGCTGAAGACTGGGGAGTACCACGTTGGGAGACTCGATATCCGAATGCTGACGACTCTTGGGCATTGGGTGCACAATACTATGCAAAGAACTTCCCGACAGCTGTTAAGCCTGAATTCGGTATTTTGTTAGATATGGTAGGAGGCGAAGGTGCACAATTCTATCGCGAGGGAATGTCTATTCAGTTTGCTTCTGATGTCGTAAACCGTGTTTGGGAGGCTGCAAAGGGAGCAGGTTTCGGCTCTTATTTCCCTGATGCTATCGGTGGAATGGTTACTGACGACCATGTTCCAGTGAACCAGTTTGCAGGTATTCCTACTATTGATATCATTCCTTACTATCCTGATTGTCAGCAAAGCTCTTTCGGTCCAACATGGCATACAGTCAATGACACTATGGAACATATCGATAAGAATACGTTGTTAGCAGTTGGTCAGACCGTCATACAGGTATTGTATACGCTGTAA
- a CDS encoding nucleoside recognition domain-containing protein gives MALNYIWIGFFVIAFVFGIISLLMGDTTIFEKMMNSTFDSSKNAFTTSIGLTGVLTLWLGIMKIGEKAGVVNVLARMLSPFFSKLFPDIPKNHPVMGSIFMNIASNMLGLDNAATPTGLKAMAQMQELNTKKDTATNPMIMFLVLNTSGLTLIPTTILGYRSMNGAAQPMDVFIPILLATTVATIAGILITATWQRINIFQPTLFLGLVGIIGFVGLLIWGFGHMDKQMTNTVSSVASNLIVMSIIMLFIIVALLRKVNVYDAFIEGAKDGFQTAVRIIPYLVAILVAVGVFRASGAMDLLIQGIKWCVEQCGLDTRFVDALPTAFMKPLSGSGARGLMLESMKTFGVDSFVGRLSCIFQGSTDTTFYILAVYFGSIGIRYTRHALACGLLADLVGVIAAIAICYIFF, from the coding sequence ATGGCACTGAACTATATTTGGATAGGATTCTTCGTAATAGCATTTGTCTTCGGAATTATCTCTCTGTTGATGGGCGATACAACGATATTCGAGAAGATGATGAACTCTACCTTTGATTCATCTAAGAATGCCTTTACAACATCAATAGGCTTGACAGGAGTCTTGACACTGTGGTTAGGAATCATGAAGATTGGTGAAAAGGCTGGTGTTGTCAATGTTCTTGCACGTATGCTCAGCCCTTTCTTCTCAAAACTCTTCCCTGATATTCCTAAGAATCACCCTGTTATGGGTTCTATCTTTATGAATATAGCATCGAACATGTTAGGACTTGACAATGCAGCTACGCCTACAGGATTGAAGGCGATGGCGCAGATGCAAGAGTTGAACACAAAGAAAGACACGGCAACTAACCCGATGATAATGTTCTTAGTATTGAATACTTCGGGTCTGACGCTCATCCCTACGACTATTCTTGGCTATCGAAGCATGAACGGTGCAGCACAACCTATGGATGTGTTTATTCCAATTCTGTTGGCAACAACGGTAGCTACGATTGCTGGTATCCTCATTACGGCAACTTGGCAGCGTATCAATATCTTCCAACCGACATTGTTCTTGGGACTTGTTGGTATTATTGGCTTTGTCGGATTGTTAATTTGGGGATTCGGACATATGGATAAGCAGATGACGAATACGGTGTCATCTGTTGCCTCTAACTTGATTGTCATGTCGATAATCATGCTTTTCATCATTGTGGCGTTGTTACGGAAAGTGAACGTTTATGACGCTTTCATCGAAGGAGCGAAGGACGGATTCCAAACTGCAGTACGTATCATTCCTTATTTAGTAGCTATCCTTGTGGCTGTAGGAGTGTTCCGTGCTTCGGGGGCAATGGACCTTTTGATACAGGGAATTAAGTGGTGTGTGGAGCAGTGCGGACTTGACACAAGATTCGTAGATGCACTCCCAACGGCGTTTATGAAGCCGCTTTCTGGTAGTGGTGCACGTGGTCTTATGTTGGAATCAATGAAAACTTTTGGTGTTGACTCATTCGTTGGCAGATTGAGTTGTATCTTCCAAGGTTCAACAGATACGACTTTCTATATCTTAGCGGTTTACTTCGGAAGCATCGGCATAAGGTATACACGTCATGCATTAGCTTGTGGATTATTAGCCGATTTGGTTGGTGTAATTGCCGCAATCGCAATCTGCTATATATTCTTTTAG
- a CDS encoding oligosaccharide flippase family protein encodes MANLKSLAKDTAIYGMSSIIGRFLNYLLVPLYTAKISAASGGYGVITNIYAYTALLLVVLTYGMETTFFRYANKTDQDPKKVYSTTLSLVGLSSLLFIAMVFVFLQPICDFMGYSEHPSYVWVMAVTVAIDAFQAIPFAYLRYKKRPIKFATFKLLFIALNIILNLVYYLILDGHEVGYAFYINLVCTTTITFCFWKELKDGFFAGGKLLDMPLAKKMLSYTWPILFLGIAGILNQTAGYIIFPYVYKDNDAHTQLGIFGAASKIAMIMSMITQAFRYAYEPFVFGKARDKDNKETYARAMKFFIIFTLLAFLVVMGYMDILRHIIGRDYWVGLKVVPIVMAGGIMTGVYFNLSFWYKLIDKTIWGAYFSGIGCAVIIGINVIFVPKYGYIACAWAGFMGNATAMVLSYLVGQRKYPINYPLKSIFVYLLIAGFFFAVITYTNANLPVPAALGINTLVIILFIAHVLYHDFPLQKLRSRFAKK; translated from the coding sequence ATGGCAAATTTAAAATCACTTGCAAAAGACACTGCTATCTACGGAATGAGCAGTATCATCGGAAGGTTCTTAAACTACCTTCTTGTACCCCTCTATACAGCGAAAATTAGTGCGGCGAGCGGTGGCTATGGTGTTATCACAAACATCTATGCCTATACTGCGTTGCTGTTGGTCGTTTTGACTTATGGAATGGAGACGACTTTCTTCCGTTATGCCAATAAGACTGACCAAGATCCGAAGAAGGTTTACTCTACTACTTTGTCTTTGGTAGGGCTTTCTTCACTGCTATTTATAGCAATGGTCTTCGTCTTCCTGCAGCCTATTTGCGACTTTATGGGTTATTCGGAACATCCTTCATATGTGTGGGTTATGGCTGTCACGGTAGCGATTGATGCCTTTCAGGCTATTCCTTTTGCCTATCTCAGATACAAGAAACGCCCAATTAAGTTTGCTACTTTCAAACTGTTATTCATTGCTTTGAACATCATTTTGAATCTTGTTTACTATCTAATCCTTGACGGACATGAGGTGGGTTATGCCTTCTATATCAACCTTGTATGTACAACGACTATCACCTTCTGTTTCTGGAAAGAGCTAAAAGATGGCTTCTTTGCAGGCGGTAAGCTGCTTGATATGCCTTTGGCAAAGAAGATGTTGTCGTATACTTGGCCAATACTTTTCCTTGGTATAGCTGGTATTCTTAATCAGACGGCAGGTTATATCATCTTCCCATACGTCTACAAGGACAATGATGCACATACACAATTGGGTATCTTCGGTGCTGCAAGTAAGATAGCAATGATTATGTCGATGATTACGCAGGCTTTCCGCTATGCCTACGAGCCATTCGTCTTTGGTAAGGCACGCGACAAAGACAATAAGGAAACCTATGCGAGGGCTATGAAGTTCTTTATTATCTTTACGCTTCTTGCCTTCTTGGTGGTAATGGGTTATATGGATATTCTTCGCCATATCATCGGTCGTGACTACTGGGTAGGATTGAAGGTGGTACCTATCGTGATGGCAGGAGGTATCATGACAGGTGTTTACTTCAACCTTAGTTTCTGGTATAAACTCATTGATAAGACGATTTGGGGTGCCTATTTCTCAGGCATTGGATGTGCTGTAATCATCGGAATCAACGTGATTTTCGTACCAAAATATGGTTATATCGCTTGTGCTTGGGCAGGTTTCATGGGTAATGCAACGGCAATGGTGCTCTCTTATCTTGTCGGTCAGCGTAAGTATCCGATAAACTATCCACTGAAGAGTATCTTTGTTTATCTTCTGATAGCTGGTTTCTTCTTTGCCGTTATCACCTATACTAACGCCAATCTTCCTGTTCCTGCAGCCTTGGGAATCAATACATTGGTTATCATTCTCTTTATAGCTCATGTGCTTTATCACGACTTTCCACTGCAAAAATTACGCAGTCGGTTTGCAAAGAAATAA